A stretch of the Desulfobacter sp. genome encodes the following:
- a CDS encoding transketolase family protein gives MSEVTGTTWTVYDANSMSQAEIYGHVLSELGDKHPQIIGLTSDLGKSTKIGLFGEKFPERFFNVGIAEQNLFGVAAGLAKAGFTPFVSTMAAFVSMRACEQVRTDICYQNLNCKIIATHGGISFGTAGSTHNAQEDIAIMRSFPNMTVIVPADGIETANAVKACIDYPGPVYIRVGRGFEPTWYADEDYGFEIGKAVTISDGTNIALVCTGITVLQAAEAAKVLAEEGLSVRVLNVHTLKPIDQEAIMKAVVETRRIITIEEHSIIGGLGSAVADMIASSGKGCAFEKLGLQDEFSLVGYPEDLYAHYKLDTNGIIDKVRDVMGRDFEEDEDWDDEV, from the coding sequence ATGAGTGAAGTTACAGGCACCACCTGGACCGTTTATGATGCAAATTCAATGAGCCAGGCTGAAATTTACGGGCATGTCCTGAGTGAGCTGGGGGATAAACATCCTCAGATCATCGGCCTGACCTCAGATCTTGGTAAATCGACCAAGATAGGTCTTTTCGGGGAAAAGTTTCCGGAACGGTTTTTTAATGTCGGCATTGCCGAGCAGAATCTTTTCGGCGTTGCAGCAGGTCTTGCCAAAGCAGGGTTTACCCCCTTTGTATCCACAATGGCCGCCTTTGTTTCCATGCGGGCCTGCGAACAGGTCAGAACCGATATCTGCTATCAGAATTTAAATTGCAAAATCATTGCAACCCATGGTGGTATTTCATTTGGTACGGCGGGAAGCACCCATAATGCCCAGGAAGATATTGCCATCATGAGATCTTTCCCGAACATGACCGTCATTGTTCCGGCTGACGGTATCGAAACCGCCAATGCGGTCAAGGCCTGTATTGATTATCCCGGGCCGGTTTATATCAGGGTAGGAAGAGGGTTTGAGCCGACCTGGTATGCGGATGAAGACTATGGGTTTGAAATCGGAAAGGCTGTAACCATAAGTGACGGCACGAATATAGCGCTCGTTTGTACCGGTATAACGGTTCTTCAGGCAGCAGAAGCAGCAAAGGTGCTTGCCGAAGAAGGCCTTAGTGTCAGGGTTTTGAACGTCCACACCCTCAAGCCGATTGACCAGGAAGCCATCATGAAGGCGGTTGTCGAAACCAGAAGAATTATTACCATTGAAGAGCATAGTATCATTGGCGGTCTGGGGTCTGCTGTTGCAGATATGATTGCTTCAAGCGGCAAGGGATGTGCCTTTGAAAAACTGGGACTTCAGGATGAATTTTCGCTTGTGGGATACCCTGAAGATCTGTATGCCCATTACAAGCTGGATACCAACGGCATTATCGACAAGGTCCGTGACGTCATGGGCCGTGATTTTGAAGAAGATGAAGACTGGGATGATGAGGTATAA
- a CDS encoding TetR/AcrR family transcriptional regulator has protein sequence MPRAPMDEAKFFKKKEQIIDIAAEIIMEDGYQTLSMRKIGSKIGMTAANIYNYYSNKDELNIAIRARAGMILFDALENAYQKGGAISEKICFMIEAYARFGIVKANYYSILFDMQTPKFADYVASPLEKLALKEKESTEKSLALLQKCIRNLQEEGYCLPENTDPFLVMIWGQVHGLVSLYNNKLISEINTTPEKTLQEATGLIHEILFRFIKKPEH, from the coding sequence ATGCCCAGAGCACCCATGGATGAAGCAAAATTTTTTAAAAAAAAAGAACAGATTATTGATATAGCGGCAGAAATTATCATGGAAGACGGATACCAGACCCTTTCCATGCGGAAAATCGGGTCTAAAATCGGAATGACGGCAGCCAATATTTATAATTATTATTCCAACAAGGATGAATTGAATATTGCCATCCGGGCCCGGGCCGGCATGATTCTTTTTGATGCCCTTGAAAACGCCTATCAAAAAGGAGGGGCCATTTCTGAGAAAATTTGTTTTATGATCGAGGCCTATGCCCGTTTCGGCATTGTCAAAGCCAATTATTATTCGATCCTGTTTGACATGCAAACGCCAAAGTTTGCCGATTATGTCGCTTCTCCCCTTGAAAAACTGGCCCTCAAAGAAAAAGAATCCACGGAAAAAAGCCTTGCGCTGCTGCAAAAGTGTATCCGAAATTTACAGGAGGAGGGATATTGCCTGCCTGAAAATACAGATCCTTTTTTGGTCATGATTTGGGGTCAGGTTCACGGTTTAGTCTCACTTTATAACAATAAACTCATATCTGAAATTAACACAACACCGGAGAAAACACTTCAGGAGGCCACAGGCCTCATTCATGAGATATTGTTCCGTTTTATTAAAAAACCTGAGCATTAG
- a CDS encoding DUF362 domain-containing protein, whose translation MKIHDPSENRIRFERKVIIRRCDTYDKDMIRKIIKQGIDELKLMPRGKILIKPNIVAANKEYIHHSFTEPDVLEAMVDSLRQDYCQEKITMGESGGIGIPTRMFFAESGIGRMSKHIDVPLVDFNEEQAREIPLKKAKLHKTMAVAKSLVEAEFKIWMPKLKFHIVTEITNTLKLNIGILNHKERFLYHDDRLHEKIVDMLEIGYPDLIVSDAVIIGKGFESSPYPVHLGAILISNEPLACDMVAARILGYEPESVRHLVEAKQRGYGSLNFDDIIVTGDITIKELADRIKDVESPFQDLSRLDTPLTFYEGINKSSGKICYGGCICSIKGALGTAEKKYPGTLKKAIKAAIVMGFYEGDVICPEGIVALIGTCAGVSGRLEAKKIIRIKGCPVKVKDLMLFLLFRLGIKSPAFDFRNLLLLAYHSLVSSWMKLTIPLRKKARL comes from the coding sequence ATGAAAATTCATGACCCTTCCGAGAACCGCATTCGCTTTGAACGAAAAGTCATCATCAGACGATGTGATACCTATGATAAGGATATGATCCGTAAAATCATCAAACAGGGGATTGATGAACTCAAGCTTATGCCCAGGGGAAAAATACTCATCAAACCCAATATTGTTGCGGCAAACAAGGAATATATTCATCACAGCTTTACCGAACCTGATGTACTTGAAGCCATGGTGGACAGTCTGCGACAGGACTATTGTCAGGAAAAAATCACCATGGGTGAATCCGGGGGCATCGGCATCCCCACGCGGATGTTTTTTGCCGAATCCGGTATCGGCCGGATGAGTAAACACATTGATGTTCCCCTGGTGGACTTTAATGAGGAGCAGGCCCGGGAGATTCCCCTCAAAAAGGCGAAACTCCATAAAACAATGGCGGTTGCCAAGTCCCTGGTTGAAGCTGAATTTAAGATATGGATGCCCAAACTCAAGTTCCATATTGTGACGGAAATCACCAATACCTTAAAGCTCAATATCGGTATACTCAATCACAAAGAGCGTTTTTTGTATCATGATGACAGGCTCCATGAAAAAATTGTCGACATGCTTGAAATCGGGTATCCGGATCTCATCGTCTCGGATGCGGTCATTATCGGCAAGGGATTTGAATCCAGCCCCTATCCCGTGCATCTTGGCGCTATTCTGATCTCAAATGAACCGCTGGCATGCGATATGGTGGCGGCAAGGATACTGGGATATGAGCCCGAGTCGGTTCGTCACCTTGTTGAGGCAAAACAACGGGGGTACGGGTCGCTGAATTTTGATGATATTATTGTAACGGGTGATATCACCATTAAAGAGCTGGCAGACCGTATAAAAGACGTGGAATCACCTTTTCAGGATTTAAGCAGACTCGATACCCCCTTGACCTTTTATGAAGGGATAAACAAAAGTTCGGGAAAGATCTGTTACGGAGGCTGTATCTGCTCAATCAAAGGCGCCCTGGGAACAGCGGAAAAAAAATATCCCGGCACCCTAAAAAAGGCCATAAAAGCCGCTATTGTTATGGGCTTTTATGAGGGTGATGTCATTTGTCCGGAAGGCATTGTTGCGCTGATCGGCACCTGTGCCGGCGTAAGCGGTCGGCTTGAGGCCAAAAAAATTATCAGGATAAAAGGCTGTCCGGTAAAGGTGAAAGACCTCATGCTTTTTCTGCTTTTTCGACTGGGTATCAAAAGTCCGGCATTTGATTTCAGGAATCTGCTGTTGCTGGCTTATCATTCCCTTGTATCCTCTTGGATGAAACTGACAATTCCCTTAAGAAAAAAAGCCCGCCTATAG
- a CDS encoding DUF362 domain-containing protein, producing the protein MTTKVVLRYLDGKDKITLLNDVLDIAGLEKELERVKSANKKSLDDFNIAIKPNASMFVRRDDDGVTTDPLLVLALVEYLHKKGYPNISVVESSNAYELTYTERNPVTVMTAMGLNGGVHTYVSGRPEMTAHVASCQGSLLPYRLVDLGADTTKISTDQMPDNVLKLSTAWLNADFRISFAKFKTHVYGGYTFLIKNTYGCLPEVNKMWHYHRPTGCARPTIVQLKKCPVHFGIIDGVIAADGWMGVKWDRAIPRRPGFILAGKNIGETERAACRIMGVDVERSLMTKEAIDFLAETAELDGQIRPLKKWRNVPGFIVSGFPVTEKYYQYYRFQQTVSDGFGSFPFRRKPIGVVLTYILIIPLLLYGFHRRHWMIQKWKDFCLRWKIKSRGTAPKRVRADLDRLDAPELELLLECLSSGSAGSPQIYGHKVYANKKWFLLPDSTFSRLVRIPEIIEALKTPSERSDCAGEIQARLDILKQKKQ; encoded by the coding sequence ATGACCACAAAAGTCGTGTTAAGATATCTTGACGGAAAAGATAAGATTACCCTGCTCAATGATGTTTTGGATATTGCGGGGTTGGAAAAGGAGCTTGAACGTGTCAAAAGTGCAAACAAAAAATCCCTTGATGATTTTAATATTGCCATAAAACCCAACGCATCGATGTTTGTCCGAAGGGATGACGACGGTGTCACAACAGATCCCTTGCTGGTGCTCGCCCTTGTGGAATATCTCCACAAAAAAGGATATCCCAATATCAGTGTGGTTGAAAGTTCCAATGCCTATGAACTGACATACACAGAGCGGAATCCCGTTACCGTAATGACTGCCATGGGCCTGAACGGAGGGGTTCACACCTATGTTTCCGGGCGGCCGGAGATGACTGCCCATGTAGCGTCTTGCCAGGGCAGCCTTTTGCCCTACCGGCTGGTTGATCTAGGCGCGGATACCACAAAAATCAGCACCGACCAAATGCCGGATAACGTCCTGAAATTGTCCACAGCCTGGCTGAATGCGGATTTCAGGATAAGCTTTGCCAAATTCAAGACCCATGTTTACGGTGGCTATACCTTTCTTATCAAAAACACCTATGGGTGCCTGCCCGAAGTGAATAAAATGTGGCATTACCACCGGCCGACAGGATGCGCCAGACCAACGATTGTGCAGCTTAAGAAATGTCCTGTTCATTTTGGTATCATCGATGGTGTTATCGCGGCCGACGGATGGATGGGGGTGAAGTGGGATCGTGCCATTCCAAGACGTCCGGGCTTTATCCTTGCCGGAAAAAATATTGGGGAAACAGAGCGTGCCGCCTGTCGTATCATGGGCGTCGATGTAGAACGAAGTCTGATGACAAAAGAGGCTATTGATTTTCTTGCTGAAACCGCAGAATTAGACGGACAGATTCGCCCGTTAAAAAAATGGAGGAATGTTCCCGGATTTATTGTTTCCGGATTTCCGGTTACTGAAAAATATTATCAATATTATCGGTTTCAGCAAACGGTTTCAGATGGTTTCGGGTCTTTTCCGTTTCGAAGAAAACCCATTGGGGTGGTGCTGACCTATATTTTAATTATACCGCTTCTTTTGTATGGCTTTCACCGGCGGCACTGGATGATCCAAAAATGGAAGGATTTTTGTCTTCGCTGGAAGATAAAATCCCGCGGCACGGCCCCTAAAAGGGTGAGAGCCGATCTGGACCGGCTTGATGCACCTGAGCTTGAACTGCTGCTTGAATGTCTCAGCTCGGGATCAGCCGGATCTCCCCAAATTTATGGACACAAGGTATATGCAAACAAAAAATGGTTTTTGCTGCCTGATTCCACGTTCTCAAGGCTGGTTCGGATACCCGAAATCATCGAAGCGTTGAAAACACCCTCTGAGCGATCAGATTGTGCCGGAGAAATTCAGGCACGATTGGATATTTTAAAACAAAAAAAACAATGA
- a CDS encoding transketolase produces MLARKGYFDFNLLKTFNQFKSPFGMHLDAKKVKGVDVSTGSLGHGLPMAVGLALGARLRKESWKVYCLLGDGECNEGTVWEAAMSASHFKLTNMITLVDRNRLMMDGRTEDVMGLEPFADKWKSFGFIVKDVDGHSFTELATAIDFAHNQDEAPVVIIANTKKGRGVDYMEDDVRWHYGSMNSTLAQQAQESIDRMYT; encoded by the coding sequence GTGCTGGCCAGAAAAGGATACTTTGATTTCAATCTTTTAAAAACCTTTAACCAGTTTAAGTCGCCGTTCGGGATGCATCTGGATGCAAAAAAAGTCAAAGGCGTCGATGTTTCCACCGGATCTCTCGGGCATGGCCTTCCCATGGCCGTCGGACTTGCACTGGGTGCCAGGCTGAGAAAGGAGTCCTGGAAAGTTTATTGCCTTCTGGGCGATGGCGAATGCAACGAAGGGACTGTCTGGGAAGCCGCCATGTCAGCCAGCCATTTTAAACTCACCAATATGATTACCCTTGTCGATCGTAACCGCCTGATGATGGATGGCAGAACAGAAGATGTCATGGGGCTTGAGCCATTTGCAGACAAATGGAAATCCTTTGGTTTTATTGTTAAGGATGTTGACGGTCACAGCTTTACTGAACTGGCAACTGCCATTGACTTTGCCCATAACCAGGATGAGGCGCCCGTGGTTATTATTGCCAACACGAAAAAGGGACGCGGGGTTGATTATATGGAAGACGACGTAAGATGGCATTATGGGAGTATGAATTCAACCCTCGCACAACAGGCACAAGAATCCATCGACAGAATGTACACATAA